The Herbiconiux sp. A18JL235 region GTCGAGCGCGTCGTACGCGACGCCTTCGCGCGCGCCCAGGCCCGCCGCAAGAAGCTCACCCTGGTGCACAAGACGAACGTGCTCACCTTCTCGGGCGGGCTGTGGAAGCGCATCGTCGACGAGGTGGGGGCCACCTTCCCAGAAGTGGCCGTGGACTATCTGCATGTCGACGCCGCGACCATCTTCCTGGTCACCGACCCTGCTAGATTCGATGTCATCGTCACAGACAATCTCTTCGGCGACATCCTCACCGACCTGGCCGGCGCAATCAGCGGCGGGATCGGCTTGGCGGCCTCGGGCAACATCAACCCCGACGGCACGTATCCCTCGATGTTCGAACCGGTGCACGGCTCCGCTCCCGACATCGCAGGCCAGCAGAAGGCCGACCCCACGGCGGCGATCCTCTCGGCCGCCCTCCTGCTCGAGCACCTCGGGCTCGAGGCCGAGGCGAAGGCGGTGCGCACCGCCGTGGTCGCCGACATCGCGGGCCGCGACGGCTCCGCCCGCCCGACCGCGGCGGTCGGCGACGCGATCGTCACTGCGCTGGCCGCCCCAGAACCCGCCACGACACACTGACCGAAAGACAGCCCATGAGCATCGCAGAGACCTCCACCTTCCCCCTCCGCTTCGAGTTCACGCCCTCCCAGGCGGCGCGCGACGAGGCGGAGCGCGAGGTCATCCTCTCCGACCCCGGCTTCGGCAAGCACTTCACCGACCACATGGTGAAGATCGACTGGACCATCGACGCCGGTTGGCACGATGCCGCCGTCATCCCGTACGGCCCCCTGCTGCTCGACCCCTCAGCCGCCGTGCTGCACTACGCGCAGGAGATCTTCGAGGGCCTCAAGGCCTACCGCCACGCCGACGGCTCCATCCACACCTTCCGGCCGGAGAAGAACGCCGAGCGTCTGCAGCGTTCGGCCCGCCGACTGGCCCTCCCCGAGCTCTCCACCGACGACTTCGTCGAGTCGCTGAAGCAGCTCATCGCCGTCGACGGCGCCTGGGTTCCGGATGCGCCGGAGACGAGCCTCTACATCCGCCCCTTCATGATCGCCAACGAGTCGTTCCTCGGCGTGCGCCCCTCACAGAAGGTGGGCTACTACGTCATCGCGAGCCCCGCCGGCGCGTACTTCACGGGCGGTGTGGCGCCCGTGTCGATCTGGCTCTCCACCGAGTACTCCCGCGCGGGTCGCGGCGGCACCGGCGCTGCCAAGTGCGGCGGCAACTACGCCGCCTCGCTGCTGCCGCAGCAGGAGGCCTACGAGCACGGCTGCGCGCAGGTGCTCTTCCTCGACGGCGAGACCGGCCAGCACGTCGACGAGCTCGGCGGCATGAACGTGTTCTTCGTGCACGAGGGCGGCAAGATCGTCACCCCGCGCCTGACCGGCACCATCCTCGAGGGCATCACGCGCGACAGCATCATCCAGCTCGCTCACGACCGCGGGCTCAGCGTCGAGGAGCGCGACGTGACCATCGAGGAATGGCGGGAGGGCGTCGGGTCGGGAACCATCACGGAGGTGTTCGCCTGCGGCACGGCCGCGGTGATCACGCCCATCTCGGCGCTGAAGTCGCCCGACGGGACGATCGGCGACGAGAACGCGCCGGCGGGTGAGCTCACCATGTCGATCCGGCAGGAGCTCACCGACATCCAGTACGGTCGCATCCCCGACCGCCACGGCTGGCTGACCCGGCTGGACGCCTGACCATGAAGATCGCACGGTTCAGCCACCAGGGTGCCATCAACTTCGGCATCGTCGACGACGGCGATCTCGTGGTGCTGAACGGCGATCCCATGTTCGCCGGTTACGACACCACGGGGGAGCGGGTGCCGCTCGAGAGCGCCACCCTGCTCGCCCCCGTCATCCCTCGGTCGAAGGTGGTGGCGGTGGGCAAGAACTACCGCGACCACGTCGCCGAGATGGGCGGGGGTGAGGCGCCGGCCGAACCGCTGCTGTTCCTGAAGCCGAACACCGCAGTCATCGGCCCGGGCGACACCATCGTGCGGCCTCCCCAGTCGAATCGGGTCGATTACGAGGGCGAGCTGGCCGTGGTGATCGGGAGCGTCGCGAAGAACGTCGCCGCTGCCGACGCCGAGCGGGTGATCTTCGGCTACACCGTGGCCAACGACGTGACGGCGCGCGACCTGCAGAAGACCGACGGACAGTGGGCGAGGGCAAAGGGGTTCGACACCTTCTGCCCGCTGGGGCCCGTGATCGAGACGGAGTTCGACCTCGCTTCGGCCACGGTGGAGACCCGGCTGAACGGCTCTCTCGTGCAGAGCGCTCCGCTCACCGACATGATCCACTCGGTGCCCGAGATCATCGCCTACGTCTCTGCGGTCTTCACCCTCCTCCCCGGCGACGTCATCCTCACCGGCACCCCCGCGGGTGTGGGCTTCGTCGAGACGGGAGACGTCGTCGACGTCGAGGTCTCGGGAATCGGCGTGCTGTCGAACCCGGTCTCCTGAGACGCCCGTCGCGGCTGCTCACGCCTCAGCCGGCTCAGGCCGCTCAGGCGGAGGTGGTCTCGGCGGCAGCCTCGAGAGCGCCGATCGCCGCGGCGATGCTCGCCACCTGCTCCTCGCTCAGCTCGTCGAACACCTCGAGCACGCGGTGGGCGCGTTCATCGCGGGCGACACGGATGGCCTCGGTACCCTCGGCCGTGGGGCTGACGAAGAACGACCTGCCGTCGCCTGGATCGGCCGACCGCTGCACGAGGCCCCGCGATTCGAGGTCGGCCAGCAGACGCGTCACGGTGGGTGCCGCCACCCGTTCGAGCCGGGCGATGTCTCCGGGGCGGATGGGCGCGCTCGTCACGATCGTGGCGAGCGCCGACACCTGCCCGGGCGTCAACTCGCTGGCCGGACGGATGCGCCGGTTGAGCCGGCCGATCGAGAAGGCCAGCCGGGCGGCGAGATCGGCGCGGTCGGAGGGTGTCTCGTGGGTCATCGTGCGCTTTCGTGCAGGTCGACAGGATGGCTCGAGTCTTTCACATCGATGAACATCGTGCCTGGGTGGAGACCGGCATTGCGCATCCGTTCACCGCGGCGCTAATGTGGACGCTGTTCACATCCACAGGATGCCGCCTTCGCGGAATATCGGGCGCCCCACGCGCGCTGCACACCGATAGCCCCTCGTCTCCTCACCGCCTTCCACCCTGCCCTCCTCCGCGCCTCGACAGGATCTCTTCGTGACCGACAGCATCACCGGCTCCACAGCACTCGCCGCCGACACCGCCCCGCCCGACGACCAGGCGCGCCTCGCGCGCCGCAACAAGCTCGTCATCAACCTCCTGCTCGTCTCGGCCTTCGTCGTCATCCTCAACGAGACGATCATGGGTGTCGCCATCCCGCACCTGGTCACCGACCTCGGCATCACCGAGGTCGCCGCACAGTGGCTCTCGACGGCGTTCATGCTCACCATGGCCGTCGTCATCCCCATCACCGGGTTCCTGCTGCAGCGCTTCAACACGCGGCCGATCTTCATCGCCGCGATGTCGCTGTTCAGCGTAGGAACGCTCATCGCCGCCTCCTCGCCCGGGTTCGAGATGCTGCTCGTCGGTCGCGTGGTGCAGGCCAGCGGCACCGCCATCATGATGCCGCTGCTCATGACGACGGTGATGACCCTGGTGCCGCCGGCCACGCGCGGGCGCACCATGGGCAACATCTCCATCGTCATCTCGGTGGCCCCGGCGCTCGGCCCGACCATCTCGGGCATCATCCTCAGCACCCTCTCCTGGCGGTGGATGTTCATCCTCGTGCTCCCCATCGCCGTCGGTGCGCTCGTGCTCGGCTTCCTGCGCGTGCAGAACGTCACCGAGCCGCGGCCGACGCCGATCGACGTCGTCTCGGTAGTGCTCTCGGCCTTCGGCTTCGGCGGCCTGGTGTTCGGCCTGAGTAACCTCGGCGAGGGCGCCGGCGACCCGGTGTCGTCGTGGGTTCCGCTTGCGGTGGGTGTGCTGGGTCTCGGTGCCTTCGTCTGGCGCCAGATCTCGCTGCAGCGCCGCTCGCGCGCCCTGCTCGACCTGCGCACCTTCCGCTCGCGCACCTTCGGCGTCGCGATCGTCATGATGGCGATCAGCATGATGGCGCTGTTCGGAACGGTCATCGTGCTGCCCTTCTTCATGCAGGACGTGCTGCGGCTCGACGCCCTCACCACCGGCCTGCTGCTCCTCCCCGGCGGCCTGGTGATGGGCGTGCTCGCGCCGTTCGTCGGCCGCATCTACGACAGGGTCGGCCCCACGCCGCTGCTCGTGCCCGGCGCGTTCATCGTGAGCGGTGTGCTCTGGGGCCTCACGCTGGTGAACGAGAACACCTCGATGTGGTGGGTGCTCGCCGCGCACATCACGCTGAGCGTCGGTCTCGCCCTCATGTTCACGCCCCTGTTCACCTCGGCGCTCGGCTCGCTCACCCCGCAGCTGTACTCGCACGGGTCGGCGACCATCGGCACCGTGCAGCAGCTGGCGGGTGCCGCGGGCACCGCGCTGTTCATCGCCGTGATGGCGGGTGTCACCGCGTCGACCGCCGCCGCGGGTGCGAGCGAGGTCGGTGCGACTGCTGCCGGGGTGAAGGCGGCGTTCCTGTGCGGTGCCGTCATCTCGCTAGGCGGCGTCGTCGCCTCGTTCTTCGTGCGGCGGCCCGCGAACGTGGCGCCGGGCGACGAGGCCGTCATCGACGGTGCAGCGGGGGTCGCGGCAGAGGGAGCGCCGCTCGGGCACTGAGCCCGCGGTCCTCAACCTTCCGCGCCGGGGGTTCTGGCCCGGGCTCGGTACTCCACCTCGGGCCGCCCCGGCGTGCCGTAGCGCTGCTCGCGGCGCGCGGCCCCGGTGTCGGCGAGGTGCTCGAGGTACCGTCGTGCGGTCACGCGCGACACCTGCTGCGAGGCAGCCAGTTCCGAAGCCGAGACGCCGAGGGGCGCGGCCTCGCGCAACGCCCCGCGCACCCGCTCGAGCGTCTCAGCGGTGAGCCCCTTCGGCAGCGGGGCACCATGGTCGCGGCGGAGGGCGGCGAAGGTGGAGTCGACCTCCTGCTGGTCGGTCACCGTTCCGCCTGCGATGCGCGCGTGGAAGTCGCGGTACGACTCGAGCTTCTCGGCGAAGGCGGCGAAGCCGAAGGGCTTGATGAGGTACTGCACGATGCCGAGCGAGACGGCAGAGCGCACCACCGACGCGTCGCGCACGGCCGTGACCGCGATGACGTCGGTCTCGACGCCGGCGGCGCGCAGCGACCGGCAGAACTCGATGCCGGTGGTGTCGGGAAGGTTGACGTCGAGCAGGATGAGGTCGATGGCCGGCGCGGCCCCCGAGACGGCGGCGCGCACCGCCCGCATCGCCTCGGCTCCGGATCCGGCGGTCGCCGCGACCGCGAAGCCGGGGAGCCGGGCGAGGTAGGCCGCGTGCGCTTCCGCGGTGAGCCGTTCGTCTTCGACGACCAGCACCCGGATGTCGGGCGACGGCGCGCTGCCGGCGGGCCCCTCGCCGTTCATCGCACCGACTCCGCGGGAACGGGCAGAGTCACGGTGAACCGCGAACCCTCGACGGTCACCTCGCCCCCCAGTCGCCGTGCCGCCTGCCGCACCAGTGCCAGGCCGATGCCGTGGCCCTCGCCGGTCTTCGTCGTCACACCGAGGCCGAACACGCTCTCGGCGAGCCGCTCGCCCGGCCCCGGCCCGCTGTCGGAGACCTCGATGCGGAACGTACCCCGCGCATCCGCCCCGATCCCCACCTCGACCACCGGATGCTCGGTGCCCGCCACGGCGTCGAGAGCGTTGTCGACGAGGTTGCCGACGATGGTGATGAGCTCGTGCGGCGGCAGCCCGCCCACGTCGACGCGACCGGGGATGACCAGCTCGAGGGTGACGCCGCGCTCGGCGGCCTGCGGCGCCTTGCCGAGCAGCAGTGCGAGCAGCACCGGTTCGTCGAGGGCGGTGAGGATGCGGTCGGCGAGCTGCTGGCTCACGGCCAGCTGCGAGGAGGCGAGCTCTGCCGCCTCGGCGGCGCGACCCAGCTCGATGAGCGCGACGATGGTGTGCAGGCGGTTGGCGAACTCGTGCGTTTGCGAGCGCAGGGCGTCGGAGAGGGTCGTCATCGTGTCGAGTTCGCCCGCGAGTTCCTGCAACCGGGTGTGGTCGCGAAGCGTCGTGACGGTGCCGACGAGCTGCGCGCGACCACGGGCGCGCCCGGACTCGGGCGTCGACACCACCCGGTCGCGATCGAGCACCAGCACGTGCGTGTCGGTGACCACGATCTCGTCGACAGCGACCTCGGCCGAGATGAGCGCGGCGGCGACGGGAGCCGCCAGCGGCAGCTCCGACACCGCGACGGGCGCGCCGTCGCTCGAGCGGGGGAGGCCGAGCAGCTCGGCGGCGCGATCGTTGTAGAGCACCACCCGGCGCGAGGCGTCTTGCAGCAGCAGCCCCTCGCCGATGGAGTGCAGCACACCTTCGTAGTAGGCGAACATGCGGCTCATCTCCTCGGCGCCGCGGCCCCAGGTGACCCGCCGCAGGTACCGGCTGACGCCCCAGGAGGCGAGCGCGCCGAGCGCCAGGGCTGCCGCGGCGGCGAGAAGCACCGTCGCGATGCGGCCGCCGAGCGCGACCTGCGTGTTCGACACGGTGATGCCCGCCGAGACCAGCGCGACGACCCTGCCGCCCGCATCCTCGATGGGCACGACCGCGCGCACGGAGGGGCCGAGCGTTCCCGTGTAGGTCTCGGTGAACGACTCTCCGGCGAGCGCCCGGTCGATGGTGCCGAGGAACTGCTTGCCGATCTCGGCGGGGTCGCGGTGGGTGTAGCGGATGCGCTCGGGCGACATGATGGTGATGAAGTCGATGCCCGCCGAGTCCATGATGTCGACGGCGTAGGGCTGCAGGGTCGCCGTGGGGTCTGAAGAGGCGACCCCCTCGATCACGAACGGGTCGTGGGCGATGGTCTCGGCGACGGCGAGCGACCTGGCCGCGGCGTCGCGCTCGACGTCGGCGCGCGCGTCGGCCCAACTCGCCAGCACGGCCGCCCCGGTGAGCACCAGGATGACGACGAGCTGCGACACGAAGAGCCTCGTCGCGATGCTCCACCGTCGCATGACGCCCACCTCCTGCCGCCTCCTCGCCTGCATCCTCACTGTAGGCGCGCAGCACGGTGCGTGGGGCGAGCCCGGCGCGAACACTATGAACAGAAGGCTCCCGGTGCAGGGGCGGGCGCTGAAGCTGGGCGTCACGCATCCGATCACAGGAATCCGTCTCAGGCGGTTCCGCCTCGAGGAATGAGGGAAGCAATGGCGCTCCGATCACGAACCACCGACACCGCACCCCGCCGCCGCCGGCACCTGGGGTCGTCGCACTACCTCTACATCGCCGTGATCGTCGCCGTGCTGGCGGGCGCGATCGTCGGTCTCGCCGCCCCGCAGTTCGCCGTGCAGCTGAAGCCCGTGGGCGACGCCTTCGTGGCACTGATCAAGATGATGATCGCCCCGATCATCTTCTGCACGATCGTGCTCGGGGTCGGCTCCATCGCCAAAGCGGCGACGGTGGGCAAGGTCGGGGGCCTCGCGCTCGGCTACTTCATCGTGATGTCGACCTTCGCGCTCGGCATCGGGCTCGTGGTGGGGAACATCATCCACCCCGGCGCGGGCCTCGACATCGCGAACGCCAGCTACGACGCCTCCGGCACCAAGGAGGCCGCGACCACCACCAAGTTCCTGCTCGGCATCATCCCGACCTCGTTGCTGTCGTCGCTGACGGCCGGCAACATCCTGCAGGTGCTGTTCGTGGCGCTGCTCGTGGGCTTCGCCCTGCAGAAGATGGGCACGAAGGGCACCCCCATCCTCGGGGCGATCCGGCAGATCCAGGCGCTGGTGTTCCGCATCCTCGCCATGATCATGTGGGTCGCGCCGCTCGGCGCCTTCGGGGCCATCGCCGCAGTGGTCGGCAACACCGGCTTCGGCGCCATCGTCGCGCTCGGCACCCTCATGATCGCCTTCTACATCACCTGCGCCCTGTTCATCGTGGTCGTGCTGGGCTCGCTGCTCTGGCTCGTCGGCCGGGTGAACATCTTCCGGATGATGAAGTACCTCGGCCGCGAGTACCTGCTCATCGTGTCGACCTCGTCGAGCGAGGTGGTGCTGCCACGGCTCATCGCGAAGATGGAGCACGCGGGGGTGTCGAAGCCCGTGGCGGGCATCACCATCCCCACCGGCTACTCGTTCAACCTCGACGGCACGGCCATCTACCTCACCATGGCGTCGCTGTTCATCGCCAGCGCCATGGGCACCCCGCTCTCGATCGGCGAGCAGGTCTCGCTGCTGCTGTTCATGATGATCGCGTCGAAGGGTGCTGCCGGGGTCACCGGCGCCGGCCTCGCCACCCTGGCCGGCGGACTCCAGGCGCACCGCCCTGACCTCGTCGACGGCGTGGGCGTGATCGTGGGCATCGACCGGTTCATGTCGGAGGCCCGTGCGCTCACGAACTTCACCGGCAACGCCGTCGCCACCCTGCTCGTCGGCACCTGGACGAAGGAGCTCGACCGGGAGCAGCTGACGGCCGTGCTGGCCGGCGAGCGCCCGTTCGACGAGTCGACGATGAGCGTCGACGACCACCTGGGCGCCGACGAAGCGGCCGAGGTGCAGCGCGAGCAGCACCCTGTGCCCGCGGCGGCCGCAGCGAGCGGATCGACGACGGAGAACCCGGTGACGACGGCCCCCGCCGCGCAGGAACCCGAGCTGGTCGGCTCGAACGCCGGAGGTACGCGGCTCGGCTGAGCCACGGGCCGGCCTTCGGCCGCGCCTCACCCGAGGGCGAAGCCGAAGGAGGGCAGGGCCGGTGCGGCGAAGACGCCGCCACCGGCCCTTTCGCGTGGCACCCAGGTGGCGTCGGCGTCGATTCCGATGCCGGAGACCCGTGCGCCGGCTGGCGCGGGCTGCGCGGCGGCTCGGGCGAGCAGCTCGTTCCAGCCGTCGCGGGCGGGGGAGTGGTCGAGGTAGGCGCCGAGCAGGCGGGCTGTGGCCAGCGCGTCGACCGAGGCGCGGTGCGCTCCCTTCAGCTCGATGGCGAACGCCGCGCAACAGGCGGCGAGCGACCGCGGCCCGTGCGGCAGGAACTGCCGCGACAGCTGCAGGGTGCAGAGCGTGGCGGCCGGCGCCCACGAGCGATGGCCCGCCGCGGCCAGCTCGGCGAGGAGGAAGCGGCGGTCGAACGTGGCGTTGTGCGCCACCATCACCCGCCCGGCGAGCAGCCCCACGAGACTCGGCGCGATCTCGGCGAAGCGAGGTGCCGCGCGCAACTGCGCCGCCGTGATGCGGTGGATGCGCGTGGGGCCAGGCCCGATCCCCTCGCCCGGGTCGATCAGGGTGTCCCACCGGCCGGTGACGGTGCCGTCGGCGTCGGAGTGCACGACCGCCACCTCCACCGCCCGGTGCCGCCCGGCCTGAAGGCCCGTGGTCTCGAAGTCGATGGTCGCGAATCCCGGGCCGGTCATGCTGCGACGCTACGAGCACCCTCCGACATCGAGATTGGTGGTCCCCTGTTCGCCCTCAGACTGCCGACCCGGTTCGAAACCGCACACGTCGCACCATCCGAGCCCGGTAGGGCTGTGGACGGCTCGACGTTTGCGGTTTCGAACCGGCACCCGAGCGGGCGACAGAGAGCATCGCCGACAGCAGCGACGTCACCTACCTGAGCGCATCGGAACCAGACGAGTCGAGCCCAGGGACGATCGTGATCGAGCGAATGTCTCCCGACCACGGGATAATTGACCCATGCCTACTTCTGTTCCCGCCCTCGTCGCCACCTCCACCACCGGTCCGTTCGAGAACGGCACCGTCGAGCGACGCGACCTCCGACCCGGCGACGTGCGCATCGACATCGCCTACGCCGGCATCTGCCACTCCGACATCCACACCGTGCGCGGGGAGTGGGGTGCCACCGAGTACCCCCTGACCCCCGGGCACGAGATCGCCGGTATCGTCTCCGAGGTCGGCGAGGGGGTCAGCCGCTACGCGGTCGGCGACCGCGTCGGCGTCGGCTGCTTCGTCGACTCCTGCCGCGAGTGCGCCGAGTGCCTCGCCGGAGAGGAGCAGTTCTGCCAGAAGGGCGTCATCTACACCTACGGCACCGTCGGCCACGACGGCGTGCGCACCCAGGGCGGCTACAGCCGGCAGATCGTCGTCGACGAGAACTACGTGGTGCGCATCCCCGACTCGCTCGACCTCGACGTCGCCGCCCCGCTCCTGTGCGCGGGCATCACGCTCTACTCGCCGCTCAGGCGCTGGAAGGCCGGCCCCGGCGTGCGCGTCGGCATCGTCGGCATGGGCGGCCTCGGCCACATGGGCGTGAAGATTGCCCACGCGCTCGGCGCCCACGTCACCGTGCTCAGCCAGAGCCTGTCGAAGAAGGACGACGGACTGCGCTTCGGCGCCGACGAGTACGTCGCCACCAGCGACCCCGAGAGCCTGCGCGCCCTGCGCGGCAGTTTCGACCTCATCATCTCGACGGTCTCGGCCGACATCGACCTCGACCGCTTCCTCGGCCTCCTCGGCACCGGGGGCGCGCTGGTGTTCGTCGGTCTGCCAGAGAACCCGCAGCAGTTCAGCATGTTCTCTCTCACGAGCGCCCGGCGCATCATCGCCGGCTCGAACATCGGCGGCATCCGCGAGACCCAGGAGATGCTCGACTTCTGCGCCGAGCACGGCATCGCCGCCGAGATCGAGACCATCGCGGCCTCCGAGGTCGACGGGGCGTGGGACAGGGTGGTCGCGAGCGACGTGCGCTACCGCTTCGTCATCGACGCCGAGACCATCGGCGGCTGAGCCGAGCCGCCACGAACGACGAGAGCCACTCCCGCATCGGGGGCGGCTCTCGTCGTTCCTGACGGGTGCGGCGGGGGGAGATGAGCGGATGCGCGGGCACGCCTCGACGCGTCAGCCCAGGTCGAGCTCGTAGTAGACGGCGAGGGGGCCGCTGCCACGGCCCTCGTGGCAGTCGAACCCGCGCTTGTCGTAGAGGTGCCGAGCGGCGAGGTCGTCTTCGGAGGTGTTGAGGTCGAGGTAGCCGGCTCCGCGGGAGCGCGCGTGCGCGATCACCTCGTCGAGGAGGGCGGTGCCGAGCCCTCGGCCGCGGTGCTGCGGGGCGACGTAGAGCTCGGCCAGGTAGGCCTCGAGGACCGGCTGCCAGAGGTTTTCGCGGAAGCGGAGCACCGCGACGCCGAGCGGAGGCTCCCCGGTGAGGAGCACGCTCGTGTCGCCCGCGGCGGAGAGGGCGGCGAGCCGGTCGGCGAGCCAGGCCGGCTCGGGAGCCGGATCGTCGTACTCGCGATTGAAGTCGACGAGCAGGTGGGCGGCTGCGGCGAAGTCGGCAGCGGTCGCGGCCAGGGCGGCGGGCACGTCAGGCTGCCGCGCCGGGCGCGACGCCGGCATTCGACGCGGTGGCGGCCTCGGCCTCCGCTTCCGCCTCGGCCCTCGCGAGCTCGGCCTTCCACTGGCGGAACCCCTCCTCGGTGCGGCCCCGCCGCCAGTAGCCCGAGATCGAGACCTGGCTGCGGCTGAGCCCGCGCTCCCTGAGCAGGTAGGGGCGGATGCCGTGCATGACCTCCTCCGCCTCCCCGTGCACGAAGGCGTGAACGCGGCCCTCGGGCCAGTCGAGGGCGCGCACCGCGATCTCGAGGGCGTCGGCAGGAGCATCCGTGCCGTCGGCGGCGTGCCGGTAGAGGTGCTCGACCGTGCCGTG contains the following coding sequences:
- a CDS encoding GNAT family N-acetyltransferase, with product MPAALAATAADFAAAAHLLVDFNREYDDPAPEPAWLADRLAALSAAGDTSVLLTGEPPLGVAVLRFRENLWQPVLEAYLAELYVAPQHRGRGLGTALLDEVIAHARSRGAGYLDLNTSEDDLAARHLYDKRGFDCHEGRGSGPLAVYYELDLG